From Salinirubellus salinus, the proteins below share one genomic window:
- the lysS gene encoding lysine--tRNA ligase, producing the protein MTSEDEQRESSERVSGSERHANSEFQPTSPHTLSESDSRHVFWADTVADLILARDPDEPIVVKGGISPSGVPHLGNMNEVMRGYFVAEVLRERGYEVRQVFTADDRDPLRKLPRKLADAEGNVVGLGEVDAAALGQNLGKPYTDIPDPFGEVDSYGEHFTNLVERGAEQLGVDIEVVSTTDLYETGQMDDAVRHVLEHADEARRILGQYQDKVDEDYVPFNPICESCGKVTETVLSVDLEAETVEYECTDMTAGDRTIEGCGHRGTATFREGKLPWRFEWPAQWQALGVDFEPFGKDHAEGSWPSGEHIARELFGFEPPLPMVYEWFTLGGEPFSSSAGNVILAGEVLDLLELEVLHYFFTKNPKKARDFSVGRLDQLVDEFDRFERLYFGEEDGTENETALAERVYPFVVSEVREERLRIPYTYAAVLGMTDDESLRRTMAERAGHLPGDAPDWAREAALGRIPRAREWAVRTDNEYNYELAEDLPDVSFDAATEAALDALAEFVEAEDPDEEALQEEIYETARAHDVGVGDFFTAGYRLFLDTDEGPRLGPFLAALEREFVLARLRRQA; encoded by the coding sequence ATGACCAGCGAGGACGAGCAGCGCGAGTCCTCGGAACGAGTGAGCGGGAGCGAGCGACACGCGAACAGCGAGTTCCAGCCGACCAGCCCCCACACGCTCTCGGAGAGCGACTCCCGTCACGTCTTCTGGGCCGACACCGTCGCGGACCTGATCCTGGCGCGTGACCCCGACGAACCCATCGTCGTCAAGGGCGGCATCTCGCCGTCCGGGGTGCCCCACCTCGGCAACATGAACGAGGTGATGCGGGGCTACTTCGTCGCCGAGGTGCTCCGCGAGCGTGGCTACGAGGTCCGGCAGGTGTTCACCGCCGACGACCGTGACCCGCTCCGGAAGCTCCCCCGAAAGCTCGCCGACGCCGAGGGGAACGTCGTCGGACTGGGCGAGGTGGACGCCGCCGCCCTCGGCCAGAACCTCGGCAAGCCCTACACCGACATCCCCGACCCGTTCGGCGAGGTCGACTCGTACGGCGAGCACTTCACGAACCTCGTCGAACGCGGGGCCGAGCAACTCGGCGTCGATATCGAGGTGGTCTCGACCACCGACCTCTACGAGACGGGACAGATGGACGACGCGGTCAGACACGTCCTCGAACACGCCGACGAGGCACGGCGTATCCTCGGACAGTACCAGGACAAGGTCGACGAGGACTACGTCCCGTTCAACCCCATCTGCGAGTCGTGCGGGAAGGTGACCGAGACGGTGCTCTCGGTCGACCTCGAGGCCGAGACGGTCGAGTACGAGTGCACGGACATGACCGCCGGCGACCGGACCATCGAGGGGTGTGGCCACCGCGGCACCGCCACCTTCCGGGAGGGGAAACTCCCGTGGCGCTTCGAGTGGCCCGCCCAGTGGCAGGCGCTCGGCGTGGACTTCGAGCCGTTCGGCAAGGACCACGCCGAGGGGTCCTGGCCCTCGGGCGAGCACATCGCCCGGGAGCTGTTCGGCTTCGAGCCGCCGCTCCCGATGGTCTACGAGTGGTTCACGCTCGGCGGCGAGCCGTTCAGCTCCTCGGCCGGGAACGTGATACTGGCCGGCGAGGTGCTCGACCTGCTGGAGCTGGAGGTGCTCCACTACTTCTTCACCAAGAACCCGAAGAAGGCGCGGGACTTCAGCGTCGGCCGGCTCGACCAGCTGGTCGACGAGTTCGACCGGTTCGAGCGGCTCTACTTCGGCGAGGAGGACGGGACGGAGAACGAGACCGCGCTCGCCGAGCGCGTCTACCCGTTCGTCGTGAGCGAGGTTCGCGAGGAGCGCCTGCGCATCCCGTACACCTACGCCGCCGTCCTCGGGATGACCGACGACGAGTCCCTGCGCCGGACGATGGCAGAGCGTGCGGGCCACCTCCCGGGCGACGCCCCCGACTGGGCGCGAGAGGCCGCGCTCGGGCGCATCCCTCGCGCCCGCGAGTGGGCGGTGCGCACGGACAACGAGTACAACTACGAACTCGCGGAGGACCTGCCGGACGTCTCGTTCGACGCGGCCACCGAGGCGGCGCTCGACGCGCTGGCCGAGTTCGTCGAGGCCGAGGACCCGGACGAGGAGGCCCTGCAGGAGGAGATCTACGAGACCGCCCGCGCACACGACGTGGGCGTCGGCGACTTCTTCACCGCGGGATACCGCCTGTTCCTCGACACGGACGAGGGGCCGCGACTCGGTCCGTTCCTCGCGGCGCTGGAGCGGGAGTTCGTGCTGGCGCGACTCCGGCGACAGGCGTAG
- a CDS encoding site-2 protease family protein: MLDPLLLVLVGVVLYTVGATFLKMRGRLPEYINVSGPITTLHTKRGRVLLDRLAQPKRFWRAWGNFGIGAALVVLVGSFLLVALAAVQAIQNPTPTALNEPRNVLAIPGVNQFLPLSAAFEILLGLLIGLVVHEGGHGLMCRVEDIDIESMGLALFAFIPVGAFVAPDEESRRRASRGGQTRMFAAGVMNNFAVAVVAFALLFGPVMGSIAVVSGAPVGGVLPGSPAAQNGIERGDVVTAIDGVTVEDADSLEAALAATDARTVDVTLESGETVGIERSVIVTGSASDSPLDVNSTVTAVNGTGVFTESAFREALADREVATLTTAGETETVTTPVGTLTTPIEGSAFAAAGAPAGESVVVTHIGGERTLDHAALSTVLDGFGPGDEVEVVGYVDGERETWTVTLGEQNDEAFLGVTVARGVTGMTVDDFGTDPYPAAQFLGILGGGDGGGIDSPIQRAVVTLSLPFLSATGGAGYSFAGFNGAVANFYTATGPLSVLGTGAVLLLANVLYWMAWINLIIGQFNCVPAYPLDGGHLLRTSTEAIVSRLPVPDPRSVTSAVTTTVTLVMLGGLFVVIFGPRLLT, from the coding sequence ATGCTCGACCCCCTGCTGCTGGTCCTCGTCGGGGTCGTCCTCTACACGGTCGGGGCGACGTTCCTGAAGATGCGAGGCCGTCTCCCCGAGTACATCAACGTCTCGGGGCCGATCACGACGCTGCACACGAAGCGCGGGCGGGTGTTGCTCGACAGACTCGCCCAGCCCAAGCGGTTCTGGCGCGCGTGGGGGAACTTCGGCATCGGGGCGGCGCTCGTCGTCCTCGTCGGGTCGTTCCTCCTCGTCGCCCTCGCCGCCGTCCAGGCGATACAGAACCCCACGCCGACGGCGCTCAACGAACCGCGGAACGTGCTCGCCATCCCCGGCGTGAACCAGTTCCTGCCGCTCTCGGCGGCGTTCGAGATCCTGCTCGGCCTGCTGATCGGTCTCGTCGTCCACGAGGGCGGCCACGGCCTGATGTGCCGGGTCGAGGACATCGACATCGAGTCGATGGGGCTGGCACTGTTCGCGTTCATCCCGGTCGGGGCGTTCGTCGCGCCGGACGAGGAGTCCCGGCGGCGGGCGTCGCGCGGCGGGCAGACCCGGATGTTCGCCGCGGGCGTGATGAACAACTTCGCCGTCGCAGTGGTCGCGTTCGCGCTCCTGTTCGGCCCGGTGATGGGGTCCATCGCCGTGGTCTCGGGTGCCCCCGTCGGCGGGGTGCTCCCCGGGTCACCAGCCGCGCAGAACGGCATCGAGCGCGGCGACGTGGTCACGGCCATCGACGGCGTGACCGTCGAGGACGCCGACAGCCTCGAGGCCGCGCTCGCCGCCACCGACGCCCGGACCGTCGACGTCACGCTGGAGAGCGGGGAGACCGTCGGCATCGAGCGGTCGGTCATCGTCACCGGGTCGGCATCCGACTCGCCGCTCGACGTGAACAGTACCGTCACCGCGGTCAACGGCACCGGGGTGTTCACCGAGAGCGCCTTCCGCGAGGCACTCGCCGACCGCGAGGTGGCGACGCTCACCACCGCCGGGGAGACGGAGACTGTCACCACGCCCGTCGGGACGCTCACGACGCCCATCGAGGGCTCGGCGTTCGCGGCCGCCGGCGCCCCCGCCGGCGAGAGCGTCGTCGTCACCCACATCGGCGGGGAGCGCACGCTCGACCACGCCGCGCTCTCGACCGTGCTCGACGGGTTCGGCCCCGGCGACGAGGTCGAGGTCGTCGGCTACGTCGACGGCGAGCGCGAGACGTGGACCGTCACCCTCGGCGAGCAGAACGACGAGGCGTTCCTCGGCGTCACGGTGGCACGCGGTGTCACCGGGATGACCGTCGACGACTTCGGCACGGACCCGTACCCGGCCGCGCAGTTCCTCGGTATCCTCGGCGGGGGTGACGGCGGCGGCATCGACTCGCCGATCCAGCGCGCGGTGGTCACCCTGAGTCTCCCGTTCCTCTCGGCGACGGGCGGCGCGGGCTACAGTTTCGCGGGGTTCAACGGTGCCGTGGCGAACTTCTACACCGCCACCGGCCCCCTCTCGGTGCTCGGGACGGGCGCGGTGTTGCTGCTCGCGAACGTCCTCTACTGGATGGCGTGGATCAACCTCATCATCGGCCAGTTCAACTGCGTCCCCGCCTACCCGCTCGACGGTGGGCACCTGTTGCGCACCTCGACGGAGGCCATCGTCTCCCGACTCCCGGTGCCCGACCCCCGCTCGGTGACCAGCGCGGTCACCACGACGGTGACGCTGGTGATGCTCGGCGGGCTGTTCGTGGTCATCTTCGGGCCGCGGCTGCTGACCTGA
- a CDS encoding PstS family phosphate ABC transporter substrate-binding protein — translation MTENADGVSAGISRRKLLATTGLAGAGLLAGCTQSNTGSDQNGGGDSDGGSGGESDGDDTTPTSDVLSGDIEIAGSSTVFPLATAFGEIFQQEHPEVNISIQSTGSGGGFANFFCPGETDFNNASRPIKEGEMQQCEDNGVEPVELTVATDALTVVVNNENDFATEMTVEELKTLWSAESAPTTWSDVNSDWPDEEIEFYGPTDASGTYDYFIEAIIGEEGPGHRQDYSATEQDRTIIQGVEGSEFAVGYMGFAYYSTNTDRVTAVAVDNGDGPVEPSLETAKSGEYAPLSRPLFTYPSKQSLAERHVAEFARFFVDNTDNEQVVAEEVGYVPLDADQKAEQVDKLETAIEEANA, via the coding sequence ATGACAGAGAACGCGGACGGTGTCAGCGCGGGTATCTCGCGTCGGAAACTCCTCGCCACGACGGGCCTCGCGGGTGCGGGACTGCTGGCCGGATGCACGCAGTCGAACACCGGGAGTGACCAGAACGGGGGCGGCGACTCTGACGGCGGTTCGGGCGGCGAGTCGGACGGCGACGACACGACGCCGACCTCCGACGTCCTCTCGGGGGACATCGAGATCGCCGGCTCGTCCACCGTCTTCCCGCTCGCGACGGCGTTCGGCGAGATATTCCAGCAGGAGCACCCAGAGGTCAACATCAGCATCCAGTCCACCGGCTCCGGTGGTGGGTTCGCGAACTTCTTCTGTCCCGGCGAGACGGACTTCAACAACGCCTCGCGCCCCATCAAGGAGGGAGAGATGCAGCAGTGTGAGGACAACGGCGTCGAGCCGGTCGAGCTCACCGTCGCCACCGACGCGCTGACGGTCGTCGTCAACAACGAGAACGACTTCGCGACGGAGATGACCGTCGAGGAGCTCAAGACGCTCTGGTCTGCCGAGTCCGCCCCGACGACGTGGAGCGACGTGAACTCCGACTGGCCGGACGAGGAGATCGAGTTCTACGGCCCGACCGACGCCTCGGGGACGTACGACTACTTCATCGAGGCCATCATCGGCGAGGAGGGGCCGGGTCACCGTCAGGACTACTCCGCGACCGAGCAGGACCGCACCATCATCCAGGGGGTCGAGGGCTCGGAGTTCGCCGTCGGCTACATGGGCTTCGCCTACTACTCCACGAACACCGACCGCGTGACCGCCGTCGCCGTCGACAACGGCGACGGGCCGGTCGAGCCGTCGCTCGAGACCGCGAAGTCCGGCGAGTACGCGCCGCTCTCGCGCCCGCTGTTCACCTACCCGTCCAAGCAGTCGCTCGCCGAGCGCCACGTCGCCGAGTTCGCCCGGTTCTTCGTCGACAACACGGACAACGAGCAGGTCGTCGCCGAAGAGGTGGGATACGTCCCGCTCGACGCCGACCAGAAGGCAGAGCAGGTCGACAAACTCGAGACGGCCATCGAGGAGGCGAACGCCTGA
- the pstC gene encoding phosphate ABC transporter permease subunit PstC: MSTDDITDDLTRNTQNAPVELVTRSFFFVCAVLSIVTTVGIILLLVTEAMKFFSVTAPLMGFEGQTASIVEFLTGTTWQVNAGKFGVLALVSATVLITFGSALIAIPFGVATAIYLSEYADPRHRDVLKPALEVLAGIPTVVYGFFALIYITPAIQTVLPDTGTFNLISASIVVGIMIIPMVASISEDAMSAVPDDLRQAGYGMGATKFDVSTGIVVPAALSGIFSSFILALSRAIGETMAVTVAAGAQARYLNPFPVFEFLNGNAPLPVNVAVYQEGALPMTAAMVQLLTGDIEGGGLEYRSLFAIGLTLFVITLVMNIVSDYIAQKYREEY; the protein is encoded by the coding sequence ATGAGCACGGACGACATCACGGACGACCTGACCCGGAACACGCAGAACGCCCCGGTGGAACTCGTCACGCGGTCGTTCTTCTTCGTGTGTGCGGTGCTCTCCATCGTCACGACGGTGGGGATCATCCTCCTGCTGGTGACCGAGGCGATGAAGTTCTTCAGCGTCACCGCCCCGCTGATGGGGTTCGAGGGCCAGACCGCCTCCATCGTCGAGTTCCTGACCGGGACCACGTGGCAGGTGAACGCCGGGAAGTTCGGCGTCCTCGCGCTGGTCTCGGCGACGGTCCTCATCACGTTCGGGTCGGCGCTCATCGCCATCCCGTTCGGGGTGGCGACCGCCATCTACCTCTCCGAGTACGCCGACCCGCGCCACCGGGACGTCCTGAAGCCGGCACTGGAGGTACTGGCCGGCATCCCGACGGTCGTCTACGGCTTCTTCGCGCTCATCTACATCACCCCCGCCATCCAGACGGTGCTGCCCGACACGGGGACGTTCAACCTCATCTCGGCCAGCATCGTCGTCGGCATCATGATCATCCCGATGGTCGCCTCCATCTCCGAGGACGCGATGTCAGCCGTGCCGGACGACCTCCGACAGGCCGGCTACGGGATGGGCGCGACGAAGTTCGACGTCTCCACCGGCATCGTCGTCCCCGCCGCGCTCTCGGGCATCTTCTCCTCGTTCATCCTCGCGCTCTCGCGCGCCATCGGCGAGACGATGGCCGTCACCGTCGCCGCCGGCGCGCAGGCCCGCTACCTGAACCCGTTCCCCGTCTTCGAGTTCCTCAACGGCAACGCCCCGCTCCCGGTGAACGTCGCCGTCTACCAGGAGGGTGCACTGCCGATGACCGCCGCGATGGTCCAGCTCCTCACCGGAGACATCGAGGGCGGCGGGCTGGAGTACCGGAGCCTGTTCGCCATCGGTCTCACGCTGTTCGTCATCACGCTCGTCATGAACATCGTCAGCGACTACATCGCCCAGAAGTACCGGGAGGAGTACTGA
- the pstA gene encoding phosphate ABC transporter permease PstA has protein sequence MSTETRGDVIESFGEVSKRVGLAFRYLLLVATMFGIATLAVLLVFVFNDAVQPLTADPRWHLTFLLTFVLPSLGVGSYLYLRDDPGFGFGAGTVGLVVVSLLFSGGVAMIFVDLVDPIVWFAYTLAVAVPLGVVVLLQRESRRIGFFTRVGLTTLAFYVSLAGIPGPLGDAVGVANVVPSLANVVSSIPVLPVDWMLLLASVTLPLAVLVGLRARRLFDGDGRAGLVAGAGALALVAVAAVAGPAVGVDPIPATAVATTVLVPAGAYVGFTAIEHPERRRGLLLPAAVFGGALVGAVVVQQFGFAGPQSWVDWQFLTSAHSRNAEDAGLYPAIGGSILLMTAVAVLAFPLGVGAAVYLEEYAPDNRLTRFIDVNISNLAGVPSVVYGLLGLGVFVTYLGQPTGTVAIGGATLALLILPIVIISSREAIRSVPDEMRQASYGMGATKWQTVRRVVLPRAFPGILTGTILALGRAIGETAPLIMIGAPNVVFNLPAELGAKVSAMPLQVYAWASLFAGPDFYQKAVPAGVVVLVTVLLAMNSVAIVLRNRYQNEN, from the coding sequence ATGAGCACCGAGACACGCGGGGACGTCATCGAGAGTTTCGGCGAGGTGAGCAAACGCGTCGGGCTCGCGTTCCGCTACCTGCTGCTCGTGGCGACGATGTTCGGTATCGCCACGCTCGCGGTGTTGCTGGTGTTCGTGTTCAACGACGCGGTCCAGCCGCTCACGGCCGACCCGCGTTGGCACCTCACCTTCCTCCTGACGTTCGTCCTCCCGTCGCTCGGCGTCGGGAGCTATCTCTACCTCCGGGACGACCCCGGCTTCGGCTTCGGAGCGGGGACCGTCGGCCTCGTGGTCGTCAGCCTGCTGTTCAGCGGCGGCGTGGCGATGATATTCGTCGACCTCGTCGACCCCATCGTCTGGTTCGCGTACACGCTCGCGGTGGCGGTCCCACTGGGCGTCGTGGTGTTGCTCCAGCGCGAGAGCCGTCGTATCGGCTTCTTCACCCGCGTGGGCCTGACGACACTCGCGTTCTACGTCTCGCTGGCCGGGATTCCGGGGCCGCTCGGCGACGCGGTCGGGGTCGCGAACGTCGTCCCGAGTCTCGCGAACGTCGTCTCGAGCATCCCCGTCCTCCCGGTCGACTGGATGTTGCTCCTCGCCTCGGTGACCCTCCCGCTGGCCGTGCTGGTCGGCCTACGTGCTCGACGGCTGTTCGACGGGGACGGCCGGGCCGGACTGGTGGCCGGGGCCGGCGCGCTCGCGCTCGTCGCCGTCGCCGCCGTCGCCGGCCCGGCGGTCGGTGTCGACCCCATCCCCGCGACCGCCGTCGCCACCACCGTCCTCGTCCCCGCGGGCGCGTACGTGGGGTTCACGGCCATCGAACACCCGGAGCGCCGTCGGGGCCTGCTCCTCCCGGCCGCGGTGTTCGGCGGCGCGCTGGTCGGCGCGGTCGTCGTCCAGCAGTTCGGCTTCGCCGGCCCGCAGTCGTGGGTCGACTGGCAGTTCCTCACCAGCGCCCACAGCCGGAACGCCGAGGACGCGGGGCTCTACCCCGCCATCGGCGGCTCCATCCTGCTGATGACCGCCGTCGCGGTGCTGGCGTTCCCGCTCGGGGTCGGCGCCGCCGTCTACCTGGAGGAGTACGCGCCGGACAACCGCCTCACGCGGTTCATCGACGTGAACATCTCGAACCTCGCCGGCGTGCCGTCGGTCGTCTACGGCCTGCTGGGACTGGGCGTGTTCGTCACGTACCTCGGCCAGCCGACGGGGACGGTGGCCATCGGCGGCGCGACGCTCGCCCTGCTCATCCTCCCCATCGTCATCATCTCCTCGCGCGAGGCCATCCGCTCCGTGCCCGACGAGATGCGACAGGCCTCCTACGGGATGGGCGCGACGAAGTGGCAGACCGTCCGTCGGGTCGTCCTGCCCCGTGCGTTCCCCGGTATCCTCACCGGGACCATCCTCGCGCTGGGGCGGGCCATCGGCGAGACGGCCCCGCTCATCATGATCGGCGCGCCGAACGTGGTGTTCAACCTCCCCGCGGAACTCGGCGCGAAGGTGTCGGCGATGCCGCTGCAGGTGTACGCGTGGGCGTCGCTGTTCGCCGGCCCGGACTTCTACCAGAAGGCCGTCCCGGCCGGCGTGGTGGTGCTGGTGACCGTGCTGCTGGCGATGAACTCGGTCGCCATCGTGCTGCGAAACAGGTATCAGAACGAGAACTGA
- the pstB gene encoding phosphate ABC transporter ATP-binding protein PstB, whose protein sequence is MSKENTESQVSREVGRETDDGSVIETDVSESVADAGSGVTAGSAKPIVRSEGIDVFYNDNQALHDVSFEIPENRVTAMIGPSGCGKSTFLRCINRMNDLIDSARVEGDLYIRGKNVYDPDVDPVALRRRVGMVFQKPNPFPKSIYDNVAYGLEIQDKEGDYDEIVEESLRRAALWDEVKDQLDESGLDLSGGQQQRLCIARAIAPDPEVLLMDEPASALDPVATSKIEDLIADLAEEYTVVIVTHNMQQAARISDKTAVFLTGGHLVEFGDTQRIFENPESQEVEDYISGKFG, encoded by the coding sequence ATGAGTAAGGAGAACACGGAATCGCAGGTGAGCAGGGAGGTCGGGCGTGAGACAGACGACGGGAGCGTCATCGAGACGGACGTGAGCGAGAGCGTCGCCGACGCCGGGTCCGGCGTCACGGCCGGGTCGGCGAAGCCCATCGTCCGGTCCGAGGGTATCGACGTCTTCTACAACGACAACCAGGCGCTCCACGACGTCTCCTTCGAGATCCCCGAGAACCGCGTCACCGCGATGATCGGCCCCTCGGGCTGTGGGAAGTCGACGTTCCTCCGCTGCATCAACCGGATGAACGACCTCATCGACTCGGCGCGTGTGGAAGGTGACCTCTACATCCGCGGGAAGAACGTCTACGACCCCGACGTCGACCCGGTCGCCCTGCGCCGGCGCGTCGGGATGGTGTTCCAGAAACCCAACCCCTTCCCGAAGTCCATCTACGACAACGTGGCCTACGGCCTCGAGATACAGGACAAGGAGGGCGACTACGACGAGATCGTCGAGGAGTCGCTCAGGCGTGCGGCCCTCTGGGACGAGGTGAAGGACCAGCTCGACGAGTCCGGCCTCGACCTCTCGGGTGGGCAACAGCAGCGCCTCTGTATCGCACGGGCCATCGCGCCCGACCCCGAGGTGCTCCTGATGGACGAGCCGGCCTCGGCGCTCGACCCCGTCGCCACCTCGAAGATCGAGGACCTCATCGCCGACCTCGCCGAGGAGTACACCGTCGTCATCGTCACGCACAACATGCAGCAGGCCGCCCGCATCTCCGACAAGACGGCCGTCTTCCTCACGGGCGGGCACCTCGTCGAGTTCGGCGACACCCAGCGCATCTTCGAGAACCCCGAGAGCCAGGAGGTCGAGGACTACATCAGCGGGAAGTTCGGGTAG
- a CDS encoding substrate-binding domain-containing protein → MTQKTEGVSESVSRRKFVVASGVGGAAMLAGCTGSESTPTPGDSGGDDETEAPADEDTATPEPGMDTSSLTAEGSSTVYPIANKGSSYWNSNPPSDDGEYWGSNSEEGNTVPGWDQLDGAEGTRLADYFAGLYGFEATGKQANPPFATRIGLSHSGTGCQAVVDGLVDIGNSSGPITAELGWSQEKADEEVVDHVLGRDGQPVVVSQDIYDAGVTELTGEEVRKIYQDEITNWSEVGGPDQQIFCIGRAEGSGTDTAFRLNMLGGADAPMPGVDARFGQNQQVAQQVQQNDGAIAYMALAFTSDSVLPIAIDFEGTVYEPDADAENTIFDSSYPLNRDLHQYTKITDDTPSGTDLREGAFANMFLTDFGQEVFVRQVNYITLPTKDIESERAKLPDQA, encoded by the coding sequence ATGACGCAGAAGACGGAGGGTGTCAGCGAGTCCGTATCGCGCCGCAAGTTCGTCGTCGCCTCGGGGGTCGGCGGCGCTGCGATGCTCGCGGGATGTACAGGAAGCGAAAGCACGCCCACGCCCGGTGACTCGGGTGGGGACGACGAGACGGAGGCGCCGGCGGACGAAGACACGGCGACGCCGGAACCGGGTATGGATACCTCGTCGCTCACGGCCGAGGGGTCCTCGACGGTGTACCCGATCGCGAACAAGGGGTCCTCGTACTGGAACTCCAACCCGCCGAGCGACGATGGCGAGTACTGGGGTTCGAACTCGGAGGAGGGCAACACGGTCCCCGGCTGGGACCAGCTCGACGGTGCCGAGGGCACGCGTCTGGCCGACTACTTCGCCGGCCTCTACGGCTTCGAGGCGACGGGCAAGCAGGCGAACCCGCCGTTCGCGACCCGCATCGGCCTGAGCCACTCGGGGACCGGCTGTCAGGCCGTCGTCGACGGCCTCGTCGACATCGGTAACTCCTCGGGTCCGATCACGGCCGAGCTCGGCTGGAGCCAGGAGAAGGCCGACGAAGAGGTCGTCGACCACGTCCTCGGTCGCGACGGCCAGCCCGTCGTCGTCTCGCAGGACATCTACGACGCCGGCGTCACGGAACTGACCGGTGAGGAGGTCCGCAAGATCTACCAGGACGAGATCACGAACTGGAGCGAGGTCGGCGGCCCTGACCAGCAGATCTTCTGTATCGGTCGCGCCGAGGGCTCCGGAACGGACACGGCGTTCCGCCTGAACATGCTCGGCGGTGCCGACGCTCCGATGCCCGGCGTCGACGCACGCTTCGGCCAGAACCAGCAGGTCGCCCAGCAGGTCCAGCAGAACGACGGTGCCATCGCGTACATGGCGCTCGCGTTCACGAGCGATTCGGTGCTGCCGATCGCCATCGACTTCGAGGGCACGGTGTACGAGCCGGACGCGGACGCGGAGAACACCATCTTCGACTCCTCCTACCCGCTCAACCGTGACCTCCACCAGTACACGAAGATCACGGACGATACCCCGAGCGGGACCGACCTGCGCGAGGGTGCGTTCGCGAACATGTTCCTGACCGACTTCGGGCAGGAGGTGTTCGTCCGCCAGGTCAACTACATCACGCTCCCGACCAAGGACATCGAGTCCGAGCGCGCGAAGCTGCCGGACCAGGCCTGA